The Syngnathoides biaculeatus isolate LvHL_M chromosome 1, ASM1980259v1, whole genome shotgun sequence region GTTGGTTTTAACAACGCAGTATTAGTCGCTTTTAcagatggaataaaaaaaaaaaaaaaaactaaaaagcttCTCGGAGTTTTGCCTTTTTTGATCCCGAACATTTCAAAAAAGTGAAAGTGCataattatcattttttatGAGAACAAAAAGACGATTTTTGGAAACCTTAAATGTATGTAAGTAAATTCCATGCTTGTGCGAAGCCATCTTTGGGTCAATTTTTTAAGaaggatgtgaaaaaaataattttttttgaaaaaaaaaaaaaaaaaaaccatgtatACTAAGCCATTTTTTGGTGAATATGtataaaaattgcatttgttgaaaaaaaatgtattgtaaaatctgttttaaaaCCTCAATCCTGTTtcaaaactttacattttttaaaacattaaccCTAATTTGAATCCCTACCGTGTTAAAATGACATCAAATTTTCATTATATATGTTTTATAACTATCATTTTATGGCACtccttttttcacattttgacaaaaattacctatttaatgacatttttgggcaaaatgggataatttttttttttttccaaaaccacTGGTGGGGTTTCATTGCCAAAACTCATCAAAtatgatttcacattttaaaaaaacaccatgTATACGACACCattttttgaaggaaaaaaaaaaaaagttgttaaaaGCTTCATCCTATTTTGaaactttgttttaaaacattgacCCTCATTTGAATCCCTATCCTGTTAAAATGAAATCACATtccatacttttttaaaatcatatatatatatttatatataaaacttATTATTTTATGGCACTCATTTTAGAGCAAAAGAagttttgacaaaaatgacccatttagtgacatttttgggcaaaatgggatacatttttttccccccaaaccaCTCGTGAGGTTTCATTGCAAAATCTCATCAAATAAGATTTCACAACATATTCAACGCACTTCAAATTTTCTATtagcaaacaattttttttgtgcacttgCTGTATGAATTTATGGGCTTCCCACACTAATCGTGCCACTTTCCAGATTTGAAGTgtgaaaaattgcaaataatCTCCGCCTGGGTCGTTTGCCTGTTCAACTATGTTTATTAATTTGCTTCTGTAAAACattgaattatttaaaaatgacgACTGTACAACATCTCGAAAGGACAAACCGTCAACGGCAGCCCACCGACGACTTGTTATTTTTGTCCGGTTTGGGGCGAGCGCCAGCGGACGCGCGCGACCTCTTGAAAATGGGCGAGCCCGGCGAGAGGAACTGCAAGTCGGTGAATTTGTCCCCGCGCCGGAGTTTCCTGCGAAATGAAAAATTTTTCTAATCTACGCTATCGGTCGGGCAAGAGCTTAGTCTTAAATTTGCGACGTTAACGCACGTGCTCAACAAGGGCTCCTTGTAGTCCACAGCCACCGTGCGGCGGCGCTCGCGGGCCGGCGCCGGCGTGGACGAGCGCGGCGCCTCAGAGGACCGGCAGAAGCGGCGGCCGGCTGCGGGGGGCGACACGTTGGTCACGTCACTCAATCGGGTCCGGACGGACGCGCCGCGGGCAGCCGAGCCGCCTGACGACGAGCGCGAGGACGGCGACGAAGACAGGACACGGGTAAGTGCTCGGCGATtcccggggaaaaaaatggaggagagCGCCGACGCAAAGGCGACACCGCGTGGACGCCGGGACCGCGACGTACCTTTCTTGCGCTGAGACgaaggaggacgacgacgacgaggccCTCGGCGGAGGGGGTCCCCGAAACGGGACGGGACGTCGTCGACGGGCGTCGTCTCGCCGTCCGCCGGCGCGCTGAGCGGCGGGGGGGCGTCGACGGTCGTCATCTCGACGTCCGCCGGCGTGCTGGCGTCGACCCCGGCTTCTAATCGCAAAAGAAAGACGCGCAAATCACACAAACGCACGCTTGCATATATTGGACTTGTATTTGCCTGGCAAACATTGACACGCTTACTCATGTTCAAACATTCAAAGGCGGAAATTCACATTTATCGACTGACTCATGTACAGGGCGGACGTCCCTTTACTTGGATTTTGGCAAACTCTCGGCCGATCTCGCAGACGCGACGTCGGGCGACGACCGGTCGAGAAATCCGAGCGGCGGCCGTCGGCTTCCTCACGCAGTCGCTCACGTTTGAAAGATGTACGGGCGTGGccggtcatgcccgcggatataaagttgcgggtgcgccttctgtttgtaattgtgagtgcacccATTTAAGAGCAGGAGGGGgctgtcaggtaaactaggacaGGCTGTGGTTGACGGTCCTGGATcaattttcatgtgcgctgagagtgcgacaagtgcgcatttgcgcagcttcgagggaacattgaaATTAAGGGACGTGtttcaatatctatgcatttctactcgtaactcatttttgaatgaaatgatttttcgtgcccgactgtgcagattttagTGCGCGGGtggtcaaatcacagtgaccgGAAACGCTCATCTGTCAACGTGCGCCGACTTATTCACAACAACTAAAAACCAAGAACGTGTAATAATGGAAACACTGACCGTGTTTGGCAGAACTCGTGTCCCATTGGTGGGTCCGCCTGCTGCGGGTGGCGACGGCCTCGGTGGTCTGGAGGGACGGGCGCCCCCGTTTGGTCTTCTTCCTGGGCACGTACGGGCTGTCTTTGGACTCGGACGACGGGGGCGACGGCGGCACGCCGGGTTCCGGAGCGGGCGGTTCCGGGTGGCCCGGCTTGGGCTTGAAAGGCGTGACGTGGACGGCCTCCTCCCAGTCAAAGTCATAGTCGTCATTGAAGCCCAGCGAGGTGTTGAGTTGCTGGGGGGGCGCTGCGCCGCGGTCCCGGCTCTTGGATCGCGCCCTCTTGGGGTTCTCCCAGGGCTTCTTCAGGGGGGCTCGCTCAGGCTTGCGCCCTCGCACCGGTGCGTCCGCTTTGGGCTGGGGCCATCGGCGCCCGTGTTTGTGGGCGTCCCCGGTCGGTTCGGGGTCTCGTTCGGGGACGCGATCGTCTTCGGCCGCCGTTACCGTCTCCCGGCGGGCTTCACTGGACGCGGGGGGTCTCGAGACCAGCGCCTCGCCGACGGACCCCCAATGTCGCACAAGGTCGGATCGCCTCCCCCTTTTCGTCCCTCCTCCGTGTCTTCGGCTCACCTTCGCCGTTAAGGCGAATGCGTCTAATTCGGGCTGGGCGTCCATTTTAAGAGAATCTGGAGacataaaatcaaaatgtcagaAAAGCTAAATAATTTAGGAAAACCAATAaaactaattttattttaatt contains the following coding sequences:
- the sgo1 gene encoding shugoshin 1 isoform X1 — translated: MARERLPKKPVGCTLEEIKEKMREKRSKQLARVAATGRTSRSRLAHPSRGNAGTAASGGAAPGGLLKAVQQNNLALALALQAEKKKVQQANAHVLQLLAERDALHRELLKRTLRAGRTPAASPPPVRVSALPAEVDVESLRRESISEENSAACWVSPICADSLKMDAQPELDAFALTAKVSRRHGGGTKRGRRSDLVRHWGSVGEALVSRPPASSEARRETVTAAEDDRVPERDPEPTGDAHKHGRRWPQPKADAPVRGRKPERAPLKKPWENPKRARSKSRDRGAAPPQQLNTSLGFNDDYDFDWEEAVHVTPFKPKPGHPEPPAPEPGVPPSPPSSESKDSPYVPRKKTKRGRPSLQTTEAVATRSRRTHQWDTSSAKHEAGVDASTPADVEMTTVDAPPPLSAPADGETTPVDDVPSRFGDPLRRGPRRRRPPSSQRKKGGSAARGASVRTRLSDVTNVSPPAAGRRFCRSSEAPRSSTPAPARERRRTVAVDYKEPLLSTKLRRGDKFTDLQFLSPGSPIFKRSRASAGARPKPDKNNKSSVGCR
- the sgo1 gene encoding shugoshin 1 isoform X2 gives rise to the protein MARERLPKKPVGCTLEEIKEKMREKRSKQLARVAATGRTSRSRLAHPSRGNAGTAASGGAAPGGLLKAVQQNNLALALALQAEKKKVQQANAHVLQLLAERDALHRELLKRTLRAGRTPAASPPPVRVSALPAEVDVESLRRESISEENSAACWVSPICADSLKMDAQPELDAFALTAKVSRRHGGGTKRGRRSDLVRHWGSVGEALVSRPPASSEARRETVTAAEDDRVPERDPEPTGDAHKHGRRWPQPKADAPVRGRKPERAPLKKPWENPKRARSKSRDRGAAPPQQLNTSLGFNDDYDFDWEEAVHVTPFKPKPGHPEPPAPEPGVPPSPPSSESKDSPYVPRKKTKRGRPSLQTTEAVATRSRRTHQWDTSSAKHEAGVDASTPADVEMTTVDAPPPLSAPADGETTPVDDVPSRFGDPLRRGPRRRRPPSSQRKKAGRRFCRSSEAPRSSTPAPARERRRTVAVDYKEPLLSTKLRRGDKFTDLQFLSPGSPIFKRSRASAGARPKPDKNNKSSVGCR